A single genomic interval of Corallococcus caeni harbors:
- a CDS encoding acetyl/propionyl/methylcrotonyl-CoA carboxylase subunit alpha, translated as MKRIHKVLVANRGEIAVRVLRTCRRLGLRTVAVFSDADREAPHVRLADEAMHLGPAPARESYLSIERVLAAAKASGADAIHPGYGFLSENEDFARACAEAGFVFVGPPAQAIELMGNKRQAKLRMQAADVPCIPGYEAARPGESLEDEALVREGQRIGFPVMVKAAAGGGGRGMRLVRDAGALLDAIRSARSEATNAFGSGELILERAIEGARHVEVQVFADEHGGAVHLGERDCSVQRRHQKVIEESPSPAVTPELRERMGAVAVQAIRAIGYRGAGTIEFLLAPNGDFFFMEMNTRLQVEHPVTELITGLDLVEWQLRVADGEPLPLTQPEITFRGHAIEARLCAEDPAKGFLPQTGRLLAWVPPEGEGIRVDHGVREGQDITPFYDSMQAKLIAYGPDRETARERLAAALRELTVFGVTTNSTFIQHVLGHEAFRSGRYDTGFVGAHTPPETLQALGQASVEEQAILAAVLFHDDAVALARKGGFDAALTGWSSSYALPVPVVLHDGTAEFRASVRPVAPEAYDVRVGDTSVSLSLRGLGAERVEVEVAGRRRAVRYRRAGGTLWCSLDGITRSLRDVSFRLPSERERASDGRLRAPMDGRIIRVSTQVGATVKRGEVLVVLEAMKMESSLIAPTDGVVTAVNVTVGAQVPARHVVAVVSPEAKEAA; from the coding sequence ATGAAACGCATCCACAAGGTGCTGGTGGCGAACCGGGGTGAGATCGCCGTGCGCGTGCTGCGGACTTGCCGCCGGCTCGGCCTGCGCACGGTCGCCGTCTTCTCCGACGCGGACCGGGAAGCTCCCCACGTGCGGCTCGCCGACGAGGCGATGCATCTGGGGCCGGCGCCCGCCAGGGAGTCCTACCTGTCCATCGAGCGGGTCCTCGCCGCGGCGAAGGCCTCCGGCGCGGACGCCATCCATCCCGGGTACGGCTTCCTGTCGGAGAACGAGGACTTCGCGCGCGCGTGCGCGGAGGCTGGCTTCGTGTTCGTCGGGCCGCCGGCGCAGGCCATCGAGCTGATGGGGAACAAGCGGCAGGCGAAGCTGCGCATGCAGGCCGCCGACGTGCCGTGCATCCCCGGCTATGAGGCGGCCCGTCCCGGCGAGTCGCTGGAGGACGAGGCCCTGGTCCGCGAGGGCCAGCGCATCGGGTTCCCCGTCATGGTGAAGGCCGCGGCGGGCGGCGGTGGACGCGGCATGCGCCTGGTCCGCGACGCGGGCGCGCTGCTCGATGCCATCCGCTCCGCGCGCTCCGAGGCGACGAACGCCTTTGGCAGCGGCGAGCTCATCCTGGAGCGCGCCATCGAGGGCGCGCGCCACGTGGAGGTGCAGGTCTTCGCGGACGAGCATGGGGGCGCGGTGCACCTGGGCGAGCGCGACTGCTCCGTCCAGCGACGGCACCAGAAGGTGATTGAAGAGAGCCCGTCCCCGGCCGTCACCCCGGAGTTGCGCGAGCGCATGGGCGCGGTGGCGGTGCAGGCCATCCGCGCCATCGGGTATCGCGGCGCGGGCACCATCGAGTTCCTGCTGGCGCCGAATGGCGACTTCTTCTTCATGGAGATGAACACGCGCCTGCAGGTCGAGCACCCGGTGACGGAGCTCATCACCGGGCTCGATCTGGTGGAGTGGCAGCTGCGCGTCGCCGACGGCGAGCCGCTCCCGCTGACGCAGCCGGAGATCACCTTCCGTGGGCACGCCATCGAGGCGCGGCTGTGCGCGGAGGATCCGGCGAAGGGCTTCCTCCCGCAGACGGGGCGGCTCCTCGCGTGGGTGCCTCCGGAAGGGGAGGGCATCCGCGTGGACCACGGCGTGCGTGAGGGGCAGGACATCACGCCGTTCTACGACTCCATGCAGGCGAAGCTCATCGCGTACGGGCCGGACCGCGAGACGGCGCGCGAGCGGCTGGCCGCGGCGCTGCGCGAGCTGACGGTGTTCGGCGTCACGACGAACAGCACCTTCATCCAGCACGTCCTCGGGCACGAGGCGTTCCGCTCCGGACGCTACGACACGGGCTTCGTCGGCGCGCACACGCCGCCGGAGACGCTGCAGGCGCTGGGGCAGGCCTCCGTGGAGGAGCAGGCCATCCTGGCCGCCGTGCTCTTCCACGACGACGCGGTGGCGCTGGCCAGGAAGGGCGGGTTCGACGCGGCGCTGACGGGCTGGAGCAGCTCCTACGCCCTGCCAGTGCCGGTCGTCCTGCATGACGGGACCGCGGAGTTCCGCGCGTCGGTCCGTCCCGTCGCGCCGGAGGCATACGACGTCCGCGTCGGGGACACGTCGGTCTCGCTCTCCCTGCGCGGCCTGGGTGCCGAGCGCGTGGAGGTCGAGGTGGCGGGGAGGCGCCGCGCGGTCCGCTACCGCCGCGCGGGGGGCACGCTGTGGTGCTCGCTGGACGGCATCACTCGCAGCCTGCGCGACGTCTCCTTCCGGCTGCCCTCCGAACGTGAGCGCGCCAGCGACGGCCGCCTGCGCGCGCCCATGGATGGCCGCATCATCCGGGTGAGCACCCAGGTCGGCGCGACCGTGAAGCGGGGCGAGGTGCTGGTGGTGCTCGAAGCGATGAAGATGGAGTCGTCCCTCATCGCACCCACGGATGGCGTGGTCACGGCGGTGAACGTCACGGTCGGGGCGCAGGTGCCGGCACGGCACGTCGTCGCGGTCGTCTCCCCTGAAGCGAAGGAGGCAGCATGA
- a CDS encoding enoyl-CoA hydratase family protein, whose product MSEAPLVRYEVARGVATLTLDSPRNRNALSRALVTQLLERLHAVGADPSVRAVVLAATGPAFCAGADLSEMADGGAAKAPAVLLDVLRTIVTLPQPVVAKVAGQVRAGGIGIVGACDVAVVAESVKFAFTEARIGVTPAVISLTTLPHLTSRAASRYFLTGEAFDAAEAARIGLITSAVPDASLEGAVEQILETFRVSSPQGLRETKQLVAAGLRARLDAGGADMVALSGRLFASEEAQEGMLAFLERRPPAWAAPK is encoded by the coding sequence ATGAGTGAAGCACCGCTCGTCCGTTACGAGGTGGCTCGCGGCGTCGCGACCCTCACGCTCGACTCGCCCCGCAACCGCAACGCGCTGTCGCGGGCGCTCGTCACGCAGCTGCTGGAGCGGCTGCACGCCGTGGGGGCCGACCCCTCGGTGCGCGCGGTCGTCCTCGCGGCCACCGGTCCCGCGTTCTGCGCCGGTGCGGACCTCTCGGAGATGGCGGACGGAGGCGCCGCGAAGGCTCCGGCCGTGCTGCTGGACGTGCTGCGCACGATCGTGACGCTGCCCCAGCCGGTCGTCGCGAAGGTCGCGGGGCAGGTGAGGGCGGGGGGCATCGGCATCGTGGGCGCGTGCGACGTGGCGGTCGTCGCGGAGTCCGTGAAGTTCGCCTTCACGGAGGCGCGCATCGGCGTGACGCCCGCGGTCATCTCCCTCACCACGCTGCCGCACCTGACCAGCCGGGCGGCGAGCCGCTACTTCCTCACCGGTGAGGCGTTCGACGCCGCCGAGGCCGCGCGCATCGGGCTCATCACGTCCGCGGTGCCGGACGCGTCGCTGGAGGGCGCCGTCGAGCAGATATTGGAGACCTTCCGGGTGTCGTCGCCGCAGGGGCTTCGTGAGACCAAGCAACTGGTAGCCGCCGGGCTGCGCGCGCGCCTGGACGCCGGGGGCGCGGACATGGTCGCGCTCTCCGGACGGCTGTTCGCCTCCGAAGAGGCCCAGGAGGGCATGCTCGCCTTCCTGGAGCGCCGTCCCCCGGCGTGGGCCGCACCCAAATAG
- a CDS encoding AMP-binding protein has translation MSATQEAQHSRISRVSLGDIVHRSALRWPERTALVDGELELSYAELDRRSNAFAHHLLAQGLPRGSRIAMLCGNSAQMVTAFVGIYKAGLVWVPINTGLSVEAVRYILEHAEATHAVIDAELLAKPGLRAMLDALGTRLIVCVPEGQASPDGDPAAFLDTLKGRHGTLPEVDIESGQLAQIMYTSGTTGQQKGVMHSHASVHAALSGNLFELEMRPGDSTLCVLPMFHCAQHTIVMTFLLAGATVVVRRAFDPGAMLATIERRGITFLLCLPVMYGAMLAHPARPATKLSSLRLCLYVMAPMARTLLVQLIEHFCPGGFALASGQTEMYPATTLFRPEQQLKRFGSYWGDSVVTNETAIMDDDGRLLGRGEVGEIVHRGPNVMLGYYKDPEATARASAFGWHHTGDLGMFDADGQLLFVDRKKDMIKTGGENVPSIKVEEVLLRHPAVLQVAVVGLPHSRWTEAVTGFVVLKPGVSATEAELNAHCRQHLGGFEVPKALVLLPAMPQTSTGKAQKFVLRQQFARHYEDGNG, from the coding sequence ATGTCCGCGACCCAGGAAGCGCAGCATTCGCGCATCAGCCGAGTCTCGCTGGGAGACATCGTCCACCGGTCGGCGTTGCGCTGGCCGGAGCGGACCGCGCTCGTCGATGGGGAGTTGGAGCTCTCCTATGCGGAGCTCGACCGGCGCTCGAACGCGTTCGCGCACCACCTGCTCGCGCAGGGCCTTCCCCGGGGCTCGCGCATCGCGATGCTCTGCGGTAACTCGGCGCAGATGGTCACCGCCTTCGTGGGCATCTACAAGGCGGGGCTCGTCTGGGTGCCCATCAACACCGGCCTCTCCGTGGAGGCCGTCCGGTACATCCTCGAACACGCCGAGGCCACGCACGCCGTCATCGACGCCGAGCTCCTGGCGAAGCCCGGGCTGCGGGCGATGCTCGACGCGCTGGGCACCCGCCTCATCGTCTGCGTGCCGGAGGGACAGGCGTCACCGGATGGGGACCCGGCCGCGTTCCTGGACACGCTGAAGGGGCGGCACGGCACCCTGCCGGAGGTGGACATCGAGAGCGGCCAGCTCGCGCAGATCATGTACACCAGCGGCACCACCGGCCAGCAGAAGGGCGTGATGCACTCGCACGCGTCGGTGCACGCGGCGCTGAGCGGCAACCTCTTCGAGCTGGAGATGCGGCCGGGGGACTCCACCCTCTGCGTGCTGCCGATGTTCCACTGCGCGCAGCACACCATCGTGATGACGTTCCTCCTGGCCGGGGCGACCGTCGTCGTGCGGCGTGCCTTCGACCCGGGCGCGATGCTCGCGACCATCGAGCGGCGGGGCATCACGTTCCTGCTGTGCCTGCCAGTGATGTACGGCGCGATGCTGGCGCACCCGGCGCGACCGGCGACGAAGCTGTCCAGCCTGCGCCTGTGCCTCTACGTGATGGCGCCCATGGCGCGCACGCTGCTCGTGCAGCTCATCGAGCACTTCTGCCCGGGAGGGTTCGCGCTCGCGTCCGGGCAGACGGAGATGTACCCGGCGACGACCCTGTTCAGGCCGGAGCAGCAGCTGAAGCGCTTCGGTTCGTACTGGGGCGACTCGGTCGTGACGAACGAGACGGCCATCATGGACGACGACGGCCGGCTGCTCGGGCGCGGCGAAGTGGGAGAGATCGTCCATCGCGGGCCGAACGTGATGCTCGGCTACTACAAGGACCCGGAGGCGACCGCGCGGGCGAGCGCCTTCGGCTGGCACCACACCGGCGACCTGGGCATGTTCGACGCCGACGGCCAGCTGCTCTTCGTGGACCGCAAGAAGGACATGATCAAGACGGGCGGGGAGAACGTCCCGTCCATCAAGGTCGAGGAGGTCCTCCTGCGCCACCCCGCCGTGCTCCAGGTCGCGGTGGTGGGCCTGCCGCACTCGCGCTGGACGGAGGCGGTGACGGGCTTCGTCGTGCTCAAGCCCGGCGTGTCCGCGACAGAGGCGGAGCTCAACGCCCACTGCCGCCAGCACCTGGGCGGGTTCGAGGTGCCGAAGGCCCTCGTCCTGCTCCCGGCCATGCCGCAGACGAGCACGGGCAAGGCGCAAAAGTTCGTGCTCCGGCAGCAGTTCGCGCGGCACTACGAGGACGGGAACGGGTAG
- a CDS encoding Vps62-related protein codes for MALRQLLPVVAFATTSLLANPAHANTVYGLWQGSGGQSPSGPGNRVFLLDSQTSSNPVTFTLTSSADAWLYLLDANGTVLAQDNNGGGGTNSRLVVTLSPGSYQLVAATALAGQSAEFTLASDSGVLRAPRALEVRPTSRFTWVYDDHGTGATNDIAIWRPDLSQTPGFFSLGDVAMPRRGQAPATTFVVRGEGDLLARPSNYTWIWDDSGSGGTHDVSFWEPVAPAGYTCLGHVAVLGYSKPSTDLIRCVRSEYVLPANPAWVWDDSGSGADDDIGVWQAVARDHRGLPASTFVSRPSHGDTGGNRYWVLNKSATSNAELRGLPVDAQTVAAFAPRVWLHPDEAYFPSSTQFHLANVHEENGHLVTNQALGCDSCTDPQFLDGQRPSQTPVPVYAQVIPRTQGGLPTNVTDVLYWNFYPYNNGKRVCIGWYSPWGCVGGYSTFGNHVGDWEHLTVRFIDGRPAQVYLSQHADGQGFAFGDKAVFLTGWHPEVFSANGSHGLYPDAARHIYETLFNGDFLADDTGAGLAWDTWNNVVVIPWQPAGTYTGSLAWMNLTAYWGNPEAGCDNPTGYCVNSGGPSPLRNRSVYQPDYMTLE; via the coding sequence ATGGCCCTCCGGCAACTCCTTCCTGTCGTCGCGTTCGCCACGACCTCGCTCCTGGCGAACCCGGCCCACGCGAACACTGTCTACGGCCTTTGGCAGGGCTCAGGGGGACAGAGCCCCTCGGGTCCGGGCAACCGGGTGTTCCTGCTGGACTCCCAGACGTCCAGCAACCCGGTGACGTTCACGCTGACGTCGTCCGCGGATGCGTGGCTCTACCTGCTGGATGCGAACGGCACGGTCCTCGCGCAGGACAACAACGGCGGTGGCGGCACGAACTCGCGCCTGGTCGTCACGCTGTCCCCGGGCAGCTACCAGCTGGTCGCGGCGACGGCGCTGGCGGGCCAGAGCGCGGAGTTCACCCTGGCGTCGGACTCCGGCGTGCTGCGCGCTCCCAGGGCCCTGGAGGTCCGGCCCACGAGCCGCTTCACCTGGGTCTACGATGATCACGGCACCGGCGCGACGAACGACATCGCCATCTGGCGTCCCGACCTCTCCCAGACCCCGGGCTTCTTCTCGCTGGGCGACGTCGCCATGCCCCGCCGGGGACAGGCCCCAGCGACGACGTTCGTCGTGCGAGGCGAGGGCGACCTGCTCGCGCGTCCGTCCAACTACACGTGGATCTGGGACGACTCCGGCTCCGGTGGCACGCACGACGTCTCCTTCTGGGAGCCCGTCGCGCCCGCGGGCTACACCTGCCTGGGCCACGTCGCGGTGCTGGGCTACTCCAAGCCCTCCACGGACCTCATCCGCTGCGTGCGGAGCGAATACGTGCTGCCCGCGAATCCCGCCTGGGTGTGGGACGACAGCGGCTCCGGCGCGGACGACGACATCGGCGTGTGGCAGGCGGTGGCGCGCGACCACCGCGGCTTGCCCGCGTCCACCTTCGTCTCCCGTCCCAGCCACGGCGACACCGGCGGCAACCGCTACTGGGTCCTCAACAAGAGCGCCACGTCCAACGCGGAGCTGCGGGGCCTGCCCGTGGACGCGCAGACGGTGGCGGCGTTCGCGCCGCGCGTGTGGCTGCATCCGGACGAGGCCTACTTCCCGTCCTCCACGCAGTTCCACCTGGCCAACGTCCACGAGGAGAACGGCCACCTGGTGACGAACCAGGCGCTGGGCTGTGATTCCTGCACGGATCCGCAGTTCCTGGACGGCCAGCGCCCCAGCCAGACACCGGTGCCCGTCTACGCGCAGGTCATCCCGCGCACCCAGGGCGGCCTGCCGACGAACGTGACGGACGTGCTGTATTGGAATTTCTATCCGTACAACAATGGCAAGCGGGTGTGCATTGGCTGGTATTCGCCCTGGGGCTGCGTGGGCGGCTACTCCACGTTCGGCAACCACGTGGGGGACTGGGAACACCTCACCGTGCGCTTCATCGACGGGCGCCCCGCGCAGGTCTACCTGAGCCAGCACGCGGACGGGCAGGGCTTTGCCTTCGGCGACAAGGCGGTGTTCCTCACCGGCTGGCACCCGGAGGTCTTCTCCGCCAATGGCTCGCACGGCCTCTACCCGGACGCCGCCCGGCACATCTACGAGACCCTCTTCAACGGCGACTTCCTGGCGGATGACACCGGTGCCGGGCTGGCGTGGGACACCTGGAACAACGTGGTGGTCATTCCCTGGCAGCCGGCGGGGACGTACACGGGGTCGCTCGCCTGGATGAACCTCACGGCGTACTGGGGCAACCCCGAGGCGGGCTGCGACAACCCGACCGGCTACTGCGTGAACAGCGGCGGTCCCTCTCCGCTGCGGAACCGGTCGGTGTACCAGCCGGATTACATGACCCTGGAGTAG
- a CDS encoding DEAD/DEAH box helicase, with protein sequence MRTPTDRYLPPRADASSSVAPQRGRVIVIAPTRAACETIELALGLELRTYLAEHHGERLRELARSGQGFGIVAGTGTGKTLAIRPIAEELVGRKPLRVAVVNREREATAETPLADVVIVTTGIARRWFQGGVIRREDTLIVDEIHQTSAELELCLALGKRVGCRFIWLSATVDPAFYSRYLDSADVLQVSSFDPRKAATVEVERRQPLSFLDDDFLRDVQRRGRGVGVFLATRAGVEEVAAHVRENEPDIHAAHYHGGEPLRAIRPFLEGTAPRPFVLAMTAAGQSALNVPGLDTVVIDDMRFTNLVEGGRNILTRVHLGNNELLQMAGRVHGRVEGGRVFILSDRSLHFASLKPTEPEFQLAGEPERVALTAAALGVRADELDLPVPLDRDAYRRALAKLQARNIVDADGRLSDYGRAVEALPVERPWAELIVNAEDALLPFLAVCSSVESLHRMTREERNLEGVLVPGSDHLTAYNLYAEAFQEAGTVGEVQGLPRHVFDAEKLAAWTEGRGVLVKALEDAALAMASVYRSVGLKLPAHMPLANTRVYQRFCDLLARFMPFDLVIDERTARGEVARVSKTSVCGNLGAVTGPLRYFADRNGDSQAGIEGTQLPQALLRRYARRHSAAPVYDARFRSVVLVTRVDFFGFALEQEVEVLRAWGPELARAARHALAEALARGDAPHPAVDRHRVAIAEVRELWRRSGGTTAPLESPELTALYEAQLEGVDTLDDFKARPLRLDLDALVPAATRRALLALPDAVEVRDQAVPLEYDVEMLSDGAPRGVVRLHLPEKLARTLVEEELPMLDRPQRFSVARGRRGVLQARSLLELQELLDRPWMPDEIAEVTRERQPQDRERGAPSRGGNRGHHGKAPRNGGRRGGGRRRR encoded by the coding sequence GTGCGTACCCCCACCGACCGATACCTCCCGCCTCGCGCCGACGCCTCCTCCTCCGTGGCGCCCCAGCGCGGGCGGGTCATCGTCATCGCGCCCACGCGCGCCGCTTGCGAGACCATCGAGCTGGCGCTCGGGCTGGAGCTGCGCACGTACCTGGCGGAGCACCACGGCGAGCGCCTCCGTGAGCTGGCCCGGAGCGGGCAGGGGTTCGGCATCGTCGCGGGCACCGGCACGGGCAAGACGCTCGCCATCCGCCCCATCGCGGAGGAACTGGTGGGCCGCAAGCCCCTGCGGGTGGCGGTGGTCAACCGCGAGCGGGAGGCCACCGCGGAGACGCCGCTCGCGGACGTGGTCATCGTCACCACCGGTATCGCGCGGCGCTGGTTCCAGGGCGGCGTCATCCGGCGCGAGGACACGCTCATCGTGGATGAAATCCACCAGACGTCCGCGGAGCTGGAGCTGTGCCTGGCGCTGGGCAAGCGCGTGGGCTGCCGCTTCATCTGGCTGTCCGCCACCGTGGATCCGGCCTTCTACTCGCGCTACCTCGACAGCGCGGACGTGCTCCAGGTGTCCTCCTTCGACCCGCGCAAGGCGGCCACGGTGGAGGTGGAGCGCCGCCAGCCCCTGTCGTTCCTCGACGACGACTTCCTGCGGGACGTGCAGCGGCGGGGGCGCGGCGTGGGCGTGTTCCTGGCCACGCGCGCAGGGGTGGAGGAGGTGGCGGCCCACGTGCGCGAGAACGAGCCGGACATCCACGCGGCGCACTACCACGGCGGCGAGCCGCTGCGCGCCATCCGCCCCTTCCTGGAGGGCACGGCGCCCCGGCCCTTCGTGCTCGCGATGACGGCGGCGGGGCAGAGCGCGCTCAACGTGCCGGGGCTGGACACGGTCGTCATCGACGACATGCGCTTCACGAACCTGGTGGAGGGTGGCCGCAACATCCTCACCCGCGTGCACCTGGGCAACAACGAGCTCCTGCAGATGGCGGGGCGCGTGCATGGGCGGGTGGAGGGCGGGCGCGTCTTCATCCTGAGCGACCGGTCGCTCCACTTCGCCTCGCTCAAGCCCACCGAGCCCGAGTTCCAGCTCGCGGGCGAGCCGGAGCGCGTGGCGCTCACCGCGGCGGCCCTGGGCGTGCGGGCGGACGAACTGGACCTGCCCGTGCCGCTGGACCGCGACGCCTATCGCCGGGCGCTCGCGAAGCTCCAGGCGCGCAACATCGTGGACGCGGACGGCCGGCTGTCCGACTACGGCCGCGCGGTGGAGGCCCTGCCCGTGGAGCGCCCCTGGGCGGAGCTCATCGTCAACGCGGAGGACGCGCTGCTGCCGTTCCTCGCGGTGTGCAGCTCGGTGGAGTCGCTGCACCGGATGACGCGCGAGGAGCGCAACCTGGAGGGCGTGCTCGTGCCCGGCAGCGACCACCTGACCGCGTACAACCTGTACGCGGAGGCCTTCCAGGAAGCGGGCACGGTGGGGGAGGTGCAGGGGCTGCCGCGCCACGTCTTCGACGCGGAGAAGCTCGCGGCCTGGACGGAGGGGCGCGGGGTGCTGGTGAAGGCCCTGGAGGACGCGGCGCTCGCGATGGCGAGCGTGTACCGGAGCGTGGGGCTGAAGCTGCCCGCGCACATGCCCCTCGCGAACACCCGCGTCTACCAGCGCTTCTGTGACCTGCTCGCGCGCTTCATGCCCTTCGACCTGGTCATCGACGAGCGCACGGCCCGGGGCGAGGTCGCGCGCGTGTCGAAGACGAGCGTGTGCGGCAACCTGGGCGCGGTGACGGGCCCGCTGCGCTACTTCGCCGACCGCAACGGCGACTCGCAGGCCGGCATCGAAGGCACCCAGCTGCCCCAGGCCCTGCTGCGCCGCTACGCCCGCCGTCACTCGGCGGCGCCCGTGTACGACGCGCGCTTCCGCTCGGTCGTGCTCGTGACGAGGGTGGACTTCTTCGGCTTCGCGCTGGAGCAGGAGGTGGAGGTGCTGCGCGCCTGGGGGCCGGAGCTCGCCAGGGCGGCCCGGCACGCGCTCGCTGAGGCGCTGGCGCGAGGCGACGCGCCCCATCCCGCGGTGGACCGTCACCGGGTCGCCATCGCGGAGGTGCGGGAGCTGTGGCGGCGCTCGGGCGGGACCACCGCGCCGCTGGAGTCGCCGGAGCTCACCGCGCTCTACGAGGCGCAGCTGGAGGGCGTGGACACGCTCGACGACTTCAAGGCGCGCCCCCTGCGGCTGGACCTGGACGCGCTCGTGCCGGCCGCGACGCGCCGGGCCCTCCTGGCGCTCCCGGACGCCGTGGAGGTGCGCGACCAGGCGGTCCCGCTCGAGTACGACGTGGAGATGCTGTCCGACGGGGCCCCCCGCGGCGTGGTGCGACTGCACCTGCCAGAGAAGCTCGCCCGGACGTTGGTGGAGGAGGAACTGCCGATGCTCGACCGCCCCCAGCGCTTCAGCGTGGCCCGGGGCCGGCGGGGCGTGCTCCAGGCCCGCTCGCTCCTCGAGCTCCAGGAGCTGCTCGACCGCCCCTGGATGCCGGACGAGATCGCCGAGGTCACACGCGAGCGCCAGCCCCAGGACCGGGAGCGCGGCGCCCCCAGCCGCGGGGGCAACCGCGGCCACCACGGCAAGGCACCCCGGAACGGAGGCCGGCGGGGCGGCGGCAGGCGGCGGCGCTGA
- a CDS encoding haloalkane dehalogenase has product MTTAQRLPVLDSFISYRQAGTGAPIVFLHGNPTSSHVWRNVIPGLADRGRCLAPDLIGMGSSGKPDIAYRFADHAKYLDAWFAELDLRDVVLVGYDWGGVLALDWARRHPERVRGVVVFETFLRPMHWSDWPPQGEQLFRALRTPGAGEKLVLEENAFLARSFANGVQHGLSESDRAVYQAPYPDPASRRPVLQWPREIPIDGEPADVASVIERYDAWLAQPSAKPALLLTFGETGLNAPHIVEWARANLRTLEVLPLGRAGHHAPEDAPEDIARAVRSWMDRHAW; this is encoded by the coding sequence ATGACCACGGCTCAACGGCTTCCTGTCCTGGACTCGTTCATCTCCTACCGCCAGGCCGGGACCGGTGCGCCCATCGTGTTCCTGCATGGCAACCCCACGTCCTCGCACGTGTGGCGCAACGTCATTCCAGGGCTCGCCGACCGCGGCCGGTGCCTCGCGCCCGACCTCATCGGGATGGGGAGCTCGGGCAAGCCGGACATCGCCTACCGGTTCGCGGACCACGCGAAGTACCTCGATGCGTGGTTCGCGGAACTCGACCTGCGGGACGTCGTGCTCGTCGGCTACGACTGGGGCGGCGTCCTGGCCTTGGATTGGGCGCGGCGGCATCCGGAGCGCGTGCGGGGCGTGGTCGTGTTCGAGACGTTCCTGCGCCCCATGCACTGGAGCGACTGGCCACCCCAGGGCGAGCAGCTGTTCCGCGCCCTGCGGACCCCTGGGGCCGGTGAGAAGCTCGTGCTCGAAGAGAACGCGTTCCTCGCGAGGTCCTTCGCGAACGGCGTCCAGCACGGCCTCTCGGAGAGTGACCGGGCCGTGTATCAAGCCCCGTACCCGGACCCGGCGTCGCGACGTCCGGTGCTGCAGTGGCCTCGGGAGATCCCCATTGATGGCGAGCCCGCGGACGTCGCCTCGGTGATTGAGCGCTATGACGCGTGGCTCGCGCAGCCGTCCGCGAAGCCCGCGCTCCTGCTGACGTTCGGAGAGACCGGCCTCAACGCGCCGCACATCGTCGAATGGGCGCGCGCCAACCTGCGGACCCTCGAGGTTCTCCCGCTCGGTCGCGCGGGGCACCATGCGCCGGAAGACGCGCCGGAGGACATCGCGCGCGCGGTCCGGAGCTGGATGGACCGCCACGCGTGGTGA
- a CDS encoding LysR family transcriptional regulator — protein sequence MSISIAALDLNLLLVLHTVLTERSVVRAAERLHVTPSAVSNSLARLRSVLGDPLVTRKGRGIVPTPRALALAPAIARGLRELESGLHEAPFEPARCTRTFTLAVADAGQVTWGPRIAARMAEALPNARLSVVGIASLVALGDLTSSQVDLHIGLAGRGAGLHVEPLLDERTVLVAREGHPALQKRLSPRALGTLRHVGVEMVPGKGFRDLVGAAYARADLRREVVITVPSFLTAAAIVAATDLVATLPESLVAAQGARLGVRGVNAPFPAHIVKLAMCWHDRTHADPAARYFRELVRSAVLAG from the coding sequence GTGAGCATTTCGATCGCGGCCCTGGACCTCAACCTCCTCCTGGTGCTCCACACCGTCCTCACCGAGCGCAGCGTGGTGCGCGCGGCCGAGCGGCTCCACGTCACGCCGTCCGCCGTCAGCAACAGCCTCGCGCGTCTCCGCTCCGTGCTGGGGGACCCGCTGGTGACGCGCAAGGGCCGCGGCATTGTGCCCACGCCTCGGGCACTCGCGCTCGCCCCCGCCATCGCGCGTGGCCTGCGGGAGCTGGAGTCCGGGCTTCACGAGGCCCCGTTCGAGCCAGCCCGCTGCACGCGCACCTTCACCCTCGCCGTCGCCGATGCGGGTCAGGTCACCTGGGGACCGCGAATCGCGGCCCGGATGGCCGAGGCGCTGCCGAACGCGCGCCTCTCCGTGGTGGGCATCGCTTCGCTCGTCGCGCTCGGCGACCTGACCTCGTCCCAGGTCGACCTGCACATCGGCCTCGCCGGGCGGGGCGCGGGCCTGCACGTCGAGCCGCTGCTGGACGAGCGCACCGTCCTCGTGGCCCGCGAAGGCCACCCCGCGCTTCAGAAGCGCCTGTCACCGCGCGCGCTCGGCACGCTCCGGCACGTGGGCGTGGAGATGGTGCCGGGCAAGGGCTTCCGGGACCTCGTCGGCGCCGCCTACGCACGCGCGGACCTCCGCCGCGAGGTCGTCATCACGGTGCCTTCCTTCCTGACGGCCGCCGCCATCGTGGCCGCGACCGACCTCGTCGCGACGCTGCCGGAGTCACTCGTCGCCGCGCAGGGCGCGCGGCTGGGCGTGCGCGGCGTCAACGCGCCGTTCCCAGCGCACATCGTCAAGCTGGCTATGTGCTGGCATGACCGCACCCACGCCGACCCGGCCGCGCGCTACTTCCGCGAGCTGGTCCGGAGCGCGGTCCTGGCCGGGTGA